The Anopheles maculipalpis chromosome 3RL, idAnoMacuDA_375_x, whole genome shotgun sequence genomic sequence CCCAACATCAACAGAGCCCGTTAACTGGCGCTTCCTACAAGTGGCAGGACCGCTGGAGAAAGCACGTGCAAAGTGTATAAGGTGTATTGCCGGCACTGGCTAGATATTTATGTAAATACGCAGGcgcatgtttatgttttgactGGTCCCTTGAACCTGAACTCGTAGGCACacacaagcaaagcaaagttCCCCGCTTCGTCCCATGCATCTTCCATAATATCTCTAGAGCGTCCATGGTATCCTGTAGCCTGTAGTTTTACCAAAATGGAAACGCGAACCAAAGCATAAGAAAAACGTCTCCGCCACGGGAAAGATTATGGGTTATGTAGAACATCCAGAAGATTGCGTTAAAAGCGCGACCGCCCAGGCGGTCTGGCAGTTCGCACCGGAAGTAATGTGATTTACTTTTATGACACGTACGCACCTTATCATATGCCTAAATGGGctattttgtcatttttatcGTAATTTGATGAGGGTTTCGGAAGGTGCCGGAGATGGAAAGAAAACCCCCCCGTACTTACCCGTATATGCTTTTCGTACGGGAGAGGATGAACGTTTGGGATGGCTGTGGCAACGATGTAGACAATTTCGAGCATCCGCTATCCCTTAAAAGCTGTTCCATTCGATTAGCATGTGAATGCATCGAAATCATGCTAGTGCGAAGCACATGGCaatgtgttggaaaatttatgatcCGCCGTTAAAATGATCGAGAGGCTTAAATTGTTCTTCCCCTGGCGAGAGGCCTGTGCTTCCtgttgcttatttttattttgtttcttaaaacGAAGTGATACATACTGATTCGTTATTGTAATAGAAACGAATATAATGTTTCACATCTTTGATTATCATTCGATAACcaataaaaattgttgaaatattaaaGCCCAATCGTTCTCCCCGTATACCGCACTGATTAAATagcttaaaattttatattatatCAACTTAGTCAGCAAGAGTAGCTACCTAAACCTCTTGAGGTTGTTGGCTTCAAGTTAGTACAGTTCTTCTGCAAGTTCAGGTTCAAGTAAAATCTATAAGCTATGTATATTTCTACTCATATGTATAGTAAAATTACCAAACGTGAAGACTTCATTTAACGCATTGTGATAAGCTTAtgtagttttaaaattatttgttgaaATGCCATGCAATTAACTGCCCATTTATAATTACTTACTTTTGTGTAATTTGATACGCACTTCCCACTGTGTCGATGAATGTAGTTCGAAGTTATCTACCAGATGGCGCTACCTTATATTTTGACGTTTATCGATAACGAAAACCGGCATTCGTAAACAAACACCCTTTTTCGTACGCTTAAAACAGATTGTTTTGGGTTTAAAAACCGGCAAAACGTGTTAATTCATTAAGAATGGTAGTGAAACAATGCGCTTTACGTACACGCCTGCAGCCAAAGCTTCTAAAACCTTTTCCGAATGCACTCCCGCCACATCCCCACCAAGGGATGCACAAACGGGGTAGCACGATGTTTGTTGCTAAAGCGCAAACGAGATGGATGCAGTACGTACCGTTTGACAGTAATGTGCATTTTAGCGAAACATACCAACAGCATAAAAACACGTCGCAGCCGGCAGTGAAGTGATCGGAACGGGCGGCCGCATGTGAAGTGGGTGTCGTCGGTCCGGGAAGGGTGCAAGTCGGCGGAGAAGACGGTgtcttttctcttcttctgctgCCAGGCGCTGAAGActgggctgctgctgctgctgctgccgctggtgGTACCGTATCATCTTCCACGATCATCGTTCGAACGCGGTATCCGCCGAGAAGAGTGCAGCAAAAGCACGGTGTGGAAAACGTGTTTGTTCGCTCGCACCGGAACGGGTAGTGTTCGCGGCTAGCGGCACAAGACTGGAGCGTTCAGTCACGAAAGTTATACGGCCGCGGACGGACACGGAACAAGCAATCTGGTCTCCCGGCACAGTGCTGTAAGTGCGAGCACGTTTAGGCTTTGGTATCGAACAAGTCGGATCGTCGTTGCTGTGGAAACTGTCGCAGGCTGCGTTTGATCGCTGGTGGGGTTACGGGCATCCGGATGACATAACCCGGTACAGTGTGGTGTGCTTAAAACCCGCGGAACGTGTCTTGAACCACCGTAGAGGCTATTACTGTGTACGAGGTAGCATCCTTGATCGGACCACGGACCACCGTGTGCCGGATTTCCCCCCTTCGAAAACCAGCATTCCGCAAGGTGTGGATTATGTAACGTGGCTTCCGTGGTAGCAACGAGCAACGGAGATAACCCGTCCATCCGAGTGACCAAAATTGCCGCTGCTGGATACCGGTTTCGAACAGTGTGACCTACTAACGGGCCCGACTAACGGGGCTTCGGTGTGGAACAAGGCGAACGTGATTCGAtaggttttccttttgttttgttcatccGTGCCACAACCAACCGAACCGTACAACAATTTAAAGCCACAAAAGAAgagttacacacacacgctcgcagCGGAAAAAACGGGGCCAAAAAGCAGATTACTCTTTGTAAGTGGAAAGCGAGCCAACGAAGTGCCGACCAGAAGCAAAGAAAGTCTCGCCACCGGGAGGTCTTTGGTGTAATAACCTGGTGAAATCGTCCGTGGAGAAAGTTAGTTGGAAAGATGAGCACCGCCGGATGCCAGAAGTGTTGGCCGGAGAGTGTTGGCATTCTTGGGATGGAGATCGTTTTCCCGTCCCAGTACGTCGACCAAACTGAACTGGAAGTGTTCGATGGGGTGTCGGCCGGCAAGTACACGATCGGGTTAGGCCAGCAGCGGATGGGTTTCTGCTCCGACCGGGAGGACATCAACTCGCTGTGCCTTACTGCCGTGCGAAATTTGCTCGATCGGCATGGTACGCCGCTGGCACAGATCGGACGGCTCGAGGTCGGTACCGAAACGATTGTGGACAAATCGAAGAGTGTAAAGTCGGTGCTGATGCAACTGTTCGAACCGGAAGGTGTGACCGATCTGGAGGGTATCGATACGACGAATGCGTGTTACGGTGGTACGGCCGCGTTGCTGAACGCAATCAACTGGGTAGAATCGTCCAGCTGGGATGGCCGGTTAGCattggtggtgtgtggtgaTATTGCCGTTTACGCACAGAGTTCGGCCCGACCGACGGGTGGTGCCGGCGCTGTCGCGATGCTTGTAGGACCGAACGCACCGCTACGGTTTGAGCGAGGACTGCGTGCGACCTATATGAAGCATGCGTACGATTTCTACAAACCTGACCTCAGCTCGGAGTACCCGGTGGTGGATGGGAAGCTGTCGATCCAGTGCTACCTAAGTGCCCTTGACACGTGCTACCAGCTGTACCGGAAGAAGTTTGCCGAGCGCCATCCGGACATTGTCACGCCCGTCACGCTCGACACGTTCGATGCGCTGATCTTCCACAGCCCGTACTGCAAGCTGGTGCAGAAATCGTTGGCACGTGTGGGGCTGAACGATTTCATGCTCGCGTCGGCCGACCAGCGTGCCAAGCTATTTCCCGGCATGGAGCAGTTCGAGAAGTTACGGCTGGAGGATACGTACTTCGATCGGGACGTGGAGAAAGCGTTTATGGCACTGTATGCGCCATCGTTTGAGGCCAAAACGAAACGCTCGCTACATCTGGCCAGCCAGGTTGGGAACATGTACACACCGTCCGTGTACAGCTGCCTGGTATCGCTGCTGATTGGATCGGATGTGGACGAGCTGCTCGGCAAGCGTGTTGGCGTGTTTTCGTACGGTTCCGGGTTGGCTTCGTCGATGTACTCGATCGCGCTCACCACAGATAGGGAGCGGTTGGCAGAGTTTAAGCGTCATCTAAACTACGTGCAACCGTTGCTGGATCGCCGAACGAAGGTAGATCCGGCCGAGTTTACCAAGCTGATGGAGGTACGTGAGAAGAACAACCATGCGGCACCGTACGAACCGTCCGGTTCGGTCGATGTACTTTTCCCGGGCACCTACTACCTGAAGGCGGTTGATTCGATGCATCGGCGAACGTACGAGCGTGTACCACCGGAGCAACCTTCCACGTGAGCGGCGCCCCGAAGGAAGCACCATGACCCGGAAACGGAacgaaataatttttttctcccgaTACTcgaacacacacgcgcagATCCAAacgcttttcgctttttttatttaagctTTTTGCGCGATCGCCGAGCGATCAACGTGCTGGAGACAGTCTCTAGCAAAAACGTTACTTATTCAGGAAATTTCCAGCTAGAGCCAGTCAGGAAGGTTATCATCATACCATTTTCTTGAGCATTCGCTCAagagttgagttttttttttatataatagTGGTTTAGTTAGAatagctagaaaaaaaaacacgcacgtACGCCAAATCTAACCATGTTCGACTACTTTCCACGGcatctgttctttttttttctccagctTTCTGCCGTATGGTGGTCCGAATGCAAGAATGGGTTGTGCGTGATTCGTTTGTccgcaatttgttttttttttttttaatgcgatAAAACTATCAAGGACAAAAAATGTAAGGTGAACTGTATGACAATCATCGAAAGGTTTCTCTTACTCATCAGTGtttaaatgaaagaaattCTTTCCGAAAACAGAGACTTCGCTTTTTTGGAACCATCGCTTTGCCACGTAACGGATgcgtgatcgatcgatcgattgacaACGGAGGTAAAGATTGGGACGCTCTCAGCCTGAATATCATCACCTCCTCCCAACTCTCCGTGTAGGAAACAGGTTTCTTTCCCACCTTGGTGCTTGATGAGAAAGATATTTCTATACAGTGCGTGAACAGAACAACAGGGATCGGACTAGTTTTTTGAGAACAACTAGAAAACTTGAAGAGATAGGTAAAAATGATGGTCGGCAAAGTTGTAGagaatatacaaaaaatataaataaaaaatcaaaatattagaacttttgcataaaaatgataataattgcACTTCAGAGCTCactaaacatttttaaaaatatttaaaattgggTTTTTATTGTCCGGGAGCCTTTTTTACTAACTGAATTTGATGATATACATAAAAGAtgatttaca encodes the following:
- the LOC126562195 gene encoding hydroxymethylglutaryl-CoA synthase 1, with amino-acid sequence MSTAGCQKCWPESVGILGMEIVFPSQYVDQTELEVFDGVSAGKYTIGLGQQRMGFCSDREDINSLCLTAVRNLLDRHGTPLAQIGRLEVGTETIVDKSKSVKSVLMQLFEPEGVTDLEGIDTTNACYGGTAALLNAINWVESSSWDGRLALVVCGDIAVYAQSSARPTGGAGAVAMLVGPNAPLRFERGLRATYMKHAYDFYKPDLSSEYPVVDGKLSIQCYLSALDTCYQLYRKKFAERHPDIVTPVTLDTFDALIFHSPYCKLVQKSLARVGLNDFMLASADQRAKLFPGMEQFEKLRLEDTYFDRDVEKAFMALYAPSFEAKTKRSLHLASQVGNMYTPSVYSCLVSLLIGSDVDELLGKRVGVFSYGSGLASSMYSIALTTDRERLAEFKRHLNYVQPLLDRRTKVDPAEFTKLMEVREKNNHAAPYEPSGSVDVLFPGTYYLKAVDSMHRRTYERVPPEQPST